One Aegilops tauschii subsp. strangulata cultivar AL8/78 chromosome 2, Aet v6.0, whole genome shotgun sequence genomic window, cctacagggcaaagaaaattaaatgaacaagggagttattagttacttgatattaggaaatgaacgaaagagaccgattgatatagagctcaaatgattgaaaataattacttttgcagcatttttctcatgtcggcccaacgctttggatccgaatccatagagtccatgattagaactctggaggtgtgaagttcaatatttagcagaatccagtggaacctgcggacacgttacatgcacagtcatgcataactcatcgattagacataccatgcatggagtaaacaaaagagaatgggcaaaagagagaaacactcacccaaaatggtaaggaaatagaatatgacttttgagttgatgctttctaagaaacttgtacaggtctttctccacgtcttcggggtgatgttgtaacacatgtccattaacgatatgtgggtcaatgaacccaacatcatggatgtttcttattttgcattcccaaatcttcaatctgcataatagcgtacgcaacaatatagttaggaaaatatatatatatatatagtgcaggcaatgaagaacgagatgaggtagaaataaatcacttacagaacgtagcaactcagcatagatttgtcgaggtcgcgcagattgaacagctggaacaattcactcatatgaacttctacagagtaccgtttggtgtgatgctcatctgtaacatccgcataaacatattctttgttggcccatgttatgaattgcttgtaccaacgtagcagatttcgcatttgtggtggtagactcttttcccgcgcaggctcgacgagaggcccattccgcacatattgtaatgctatctcacatactggcgcattctcaaggcctaagaaggcacgaagagtcaaacccatctcggacgcttgtttcatggcacccgctacagtcaatccaagtgctgccgcagctgctatgatctcggggtcctcttccggaccggctttcactatgagtggggggatcgattgtttcttctgcatcccgagctggtcaacttgtttcccgctttttttactttcttctttctcctccttcaatatttttgcttgcctacgaagttcatgtccatagtcgtcaggcatattcagctcggcttgggacggtgtcgtcaaaaaaatccttagcccacttcttttgcttctcagtgaatacttgcttgggctcaggctcttttttcgccttcatatccgccttccatttctcataatcagcagacgtggccaatttggtttcagcttcactaagttccccaggccttgggaggagaggcttcagtgatggctccggtacccttgtggtcttaggtacataagggtctgggttaatagtccaggagcgggtttccttgctgtccgcctgcttctgcttcttcgccggaggtggattggggggcgtcgtacccgccggaggaggattggggggcgtcgtacccgccggaggttgtggatcgggggacggcgtcgaatggcgtgaaggaggtgtaggtgaaccaccacgaccaccaccaccgccaccaccaccaccaccaccatcgaaggggggtggacttgctagccttggcgcctcgcctagaaacactatgtacttctttttccatagaatgaactggcgcttgacatctccaagtcttctctccccttcgggtgtaggtttgtcaatctccaggtcctcaaacccttggactatatcttctgtttgtttttttcttatgtttttcttctgtttgtttttttcttctgtttttccttttttcttctgtttttttcttcctttttccttctttcttcttcttcctttttccttttaaaatcagaaaaataaaactaattcattttaaaatcttaaaaatacaattatatatatcaaaaaatcagaaaaataaaactaattcattttaaaattattcagttcatcgaccaaatacaaagtttggtacaataaattattacacatcaattcttcccttgtgtccctgcttgcttacgattgtgccgtatccatagagcatcctcatcatttaacttaatgcttgggtcagtgttcactttgaagggcggaatttcaccaaacatattataatcttctgacatgtctgtcttgtcctccactcccacgatgtttcttttccctgaaagaacaatgtggcgctttggatcatcgcatgatgtactgatcgttttcttatctttccgtttcctcggtttgctactcatgtccttcaaataaaaaacctgagcgacatctttggcaaggacgaatggttcgtcaaggtaaccaagattgttgaaatccaccattgtcattccgtattgctcgtccacctttaccccacctcctgttagcttgaaccatttgcaccggaacaaagggaccttaaaggagggtccatagtcaagttcccatatctcctctatgtaaccataatatgtgaccttttgcccattctcggttgctgcatcaaagcagacaccactgttttggttggtgctctttttatcttgggcgatggtgtaaaatgtattcccatttatctcgtacccttggaaagtcgttatagtcgaagatggtttcttggccaacatgtacagctgatctccaacatcattgtcattcattaaatgttttcgcaaccaactgccgaaagtctccatgtgggcctttctaatccaggattcaggcttccctgggttgtccgagcgtaaaatattcttgtgttgctcgaagtacggagccaccaagctggaattttgcagaactgtgtggtgtgcttcagtcatagaatgaccgtccatacatatcgtggattcccttccgatcttgccttttccacttagtctcccctcatgccgcgattgaggaataccaatcggcttaaggtcaggaacatagtcaatacagaactcaattacctcctcatttccatagcccttgacgatgcttccttctggcctagcacggttacgaacatatttctttaatactcccatgaacctctcaaaggggaacatattgtgtagaaatacaggaccgagaatggaaatctcttcgactaggtggaccaggaggtgcgtcataatatcgaagaaggatggtgggaacaccaactcgaaactgacaaggcattggaccacatcgttctgtaaccgtggtagatcttctggattgattaccttctgagagattgcattgaggaatgcacatagcttcacaatggctactcgaacatttttcggtaggagccccctcaaagcaatcggaagcaattgcgtcataatcacgtggcagtcgtgagactttaggttttggaactttttctccgccatgtttattattccctttatattcgacgagaagccagacgggaccttcatactgctcaggcattcaaaaaaaatgaccttctcttctttggtaagagcgtagctggcacgaccttgaaaccattccggatgccggtcatctgggtctttcaaaagttgctggtcctgccgtgcttcctttgtatcatttgtcttcccatacacgcccaagaagcttagcaggttcacgcaaatattcttcgtaacatgcatcacgtcgattgcagagcggacatctaggactttccaatattctagctcccaaaatatagatttcttcttccacatgggtgcgtgcccgtcaactccccgcggaactgattgtccgccaggaccctttccaaagatgactttcaaatccttgaccatatcaaatatctcagcaccagtacgttccgcaggcttcggccggtgatctgccttcccgttgaaatgcttgcctttctttcttacgttatgatttcggggaagaaatcgacgatgacccaggtacacgttcttcttacatttaaccaaacgtacactttcagtctcatgtaagcagtgcgtgcatgcattgtatcccttatttttctgtcccgaaaggttactgagagcaggccaatcgttgatggttacaaaaatcaacgctcgtaggtcaaattcctctcctttgtgctcatcccagacacgtgcactaggtctggcccacaactgtaaaagttcttcaactaatggccttaggtacacatcgatgtcgttgccgggttgcttagggccttggatgagaattggcatcataatgaacttccgcttcatgcacaaccaaggaggaaggttgtagatgcatagagtcacgggccaggtgctatggttggagctctgctcgccaaaaggattcatgccataagtacttagaccaaatcttatgttccttgcgtcagctgcaaaatctttgaacactctgtcgatctttctccattgcgttccatcagcggtgtgtctcaactccccgtcggacttacgttcctctttgtgccatcgcaacgacttggcatgctttttgttcatgaacagacgtttcaaccgtggtattataggagcataccacatcaccttggtgggaaccctcttcctgggtttctcgccctcaacatcgtcaccagggtcatcgcctctggtcttataacgcaatgcagtgcatacagggcattcattcaaattctcgtattcaccgcggtagaggatgcagtcgttaatgcatgcatgtatcttcagaacctctaaacctagagggcagacagccttctttgcttcgtacgtactggcgggcaactcatTATTCTTCGggaacatattcttcaacattttcagcaaattttcaaatgatgagtcacctacaccttcctgtgccttccattttagcaaatccagtgtgcagcccagctttttcagactattatcgcatcctggatacaacgactttttgtgatcctctaacatgcgatccaaattctccctatccttgtcagtttcacagcgtctccgtgcatcagcaatgctccgaccaagatcatcagcgggctcatcatgtgcctcttcttcaccttcacctaacccttccccaccttcagcatcatcctccatgaaagtatcaccgaaatgatcatgatagttgtcatcgatatcatccccttcttcatcttcttccattctaacccctctttctccatgcttggtccaacaattatagcttcgcatgaaaccgtgccgaagcaggtgcatgtgaacgtctcttgaggaggagtaacccttctgattcttacagacagcacatggacagataataaaaccttgctgcttgttcgcatttgccactacgaggaaatctttcaaacccgtagtgaactcgctggagagtcggggaccgtacatccattgtcgattcatctgcattattattatataacgtatgtaattaaccatcatgcatttgttaaactaactagctagaaataatacaaattaaacaatgaactacacacatgcatattttatcaatgacacatgaaaggttcaagttgctaaccgcgatcgcggaggaaaaataaatgagaaagctcaagtgtggctcggacacttcatatcatgtttgtttcaggctctcgggcatttcatcaaacaccttgtgtgcataggaggaaccaaaatcaaacccaccacccccttttgaaaattgtgaagtgagctgagtgaagtgaagtgagctaagtcctatatatagggatgggcctttagtcccggttggcctggccaaccgcaactaaaggccttcggggacctttagtcgcggttggccaggccaaccgggactaaagcccctcccgtctgccagctggatgggcctttagtcccggttggcctggccaaccgcgactaaaggccttcggggacctttagtcccggttggccaggccaatcgggactaaagctcctcccgtccgccagctgtcgaccgagcgcgctgggcccagatagttggtcgcgggtctcctcccgaaccgcgactaaagacccctttggtcgcggttcgattgttttggggactaatgggggcgtatggaagcctctttttctaccagTGGTTCCTCCAAAAACAATGACATAAAATTAATCTGCAGAAGAAATACTATGCCTGAAAACTATAGATGTTCTAGGACTAAAGGTGCCAATGGCCATGGGAAATAAACAACATGAATTCCAGCGCTTTAAGCATGGAACAAATAGAATAATAATTGCATGAATAGTAATTAACATCGGGTGAGTATGAAAGAACAAAGTAAAGGCACATGAACTATATCTTGGCAAGGTGACGATTCATGGTATGGGCCAAGGAGATGGATCCAAAATCACAATTTCTTGGCTGCAAATATATGGGCATGAAGTCAGGTCTACTATTTAATAACTTTTTTTGAAAGAAAAGGCAGAGCAGTTTCTGCCTTAGGCGTTTCAAAACATATAGGAAACCTGAGTGACCGAGATCAATTACATGAAGGTAATGTTAACACTGCACGGAAAAAGTGCAGCTGGGCATTACCAAGCTGTGTTAAGCTAGAAACAGAGGAGGAGAAAGAGATAAGAGGTACAAGTTATTTATTAATAATTTTATTAACATGTTAACTGGACCTTGGTCCTGTGACTTAAGCTCTGCTGTTGGGAGCAGTgtctttttttttagaaaaggaggatgacccccggcctctacATCTGAGAGGTGCATGTggccactttattgattattctcgaggaccttacaaagtactATTACAACAATATGCCTGAAACCGCCATCTTGACAATATATGCCACTACTCctatccatatgatgaagggATGCTAGCTGGGCCAAATACGCAGACCACTCACCTAAGCCTATCATAAAAAATCCAGAtgccccagccgagccacataccgggtctggggcatAAATTGGTCTGACGCATTCACATGTGTCGCCGCCGCCATCTTTCACAGGTCCGTCTTCAGAGCAGATATTGAGGCTTCTACCTTGTCAGGCCACTCTGCCATCTATgacaccatgacgccagacaactacctcctcctgcgcgagtccatcacCGCGCATCGGGCGCCGAGTCTCCACTGCGCCAAGCCGCCGAGATCCGTCGTCATCAATGTgtaggatgaagcaccgctccaccaaaaaAGGCGCCCACTGGTCCCTCGATCCCTTGTACACCTCCAATAATGACGCCCCCAAGGAGGAAACGACACCAAcgcgccgccgtcatccgatcaactgatctagggtttcccccggaggtagcgGATAGAGGTCTGAAATTTCTCCACGGCGATGCCTTCAATAAGGTAATGACAAAAAAGAGTGCCACCAACGCCGGTCTTGGCATCAAGCCGAGAACGAGATTTTCACCCGGATCCGCTCGAAGAATCTCCATCAAGCATCGTGTGCACGGGTCGCCGCCGATCTGAGCCGCCCACATCGAGCAGGCCACACCGGCCACCAAGCCCTCCATGCCGCCACCGCCGATCCGAGGTCAGATGGTCCGTCGCCGTAGacctggccgccgccgccgagcgcAGCCAAGGCCGCTGCCCGAAGCAGGGCCGGCCGCCGCACCTGCCACCATCGATGCCCTAGGCCGAGGcggccgccgcgccgccaccggTCAAGGCAGGCCCGCCACGCCACCAAGGCCAGATCGGCCGTGCCACTGCACGCCGCGGGGCTCCGCACCACTCCCATGGCGCAGGAGACAGGGAAGGCCTCCGCCACCGCCATTAGCCCCCGGGCAATAGGCCGTCGGCGTCCTTcggtggcggcggagggaggGATGGAAGGACGGGGAGCCCCCGGCGGCTAGGGTTGCGATCCCGCCCGAGTCGCCAAATATGTTTTTGTACTTGATTAGATTAATTACTTTGTAGCTGATTTTGTACATACAATATGCAAGATCGAGTTAATTAGGCAGATCCCAACTGCAAagagccctgttcttcctcgccCAACGCAAGCCACGCCTACCAGCTTGCCGAGCTCCACGCCAGAGCAAAGGGAGGACTGAAGGGGCTTCACGACGGGAAGCAGCAAGGTTCATGTTGCCTTGCGATGGAGCGGAGTGGAGTATGGAGGGCGGCCTCAGCCGAGTGAAGCCGATGCGGATGGCCAGAGGAGCCCGGCTAGGCGAAGCCAATCTGGGCACTGGTGAGGCACTGCAGGTACCCGGCGACACCTTTCTCTTCTCTTTTTTGAAAGGTACACCGCAGAATTACTGGACTTTTATTAAGGTAGTACTCCTGCAACAGTACAATATGGAAAGGACGACGAAGCCGCAGACGAAGAAGAACACTTGCAGCCAACCCTGGTCATGGAGAGACACCATCGCTCGACGCTCTGTGCACCGCAGTTGTAGTTCGCCCTTGAAGACGAAATCTTGAAGGCGATAAACACGCATCAGACGGAGACACCCTCCATGCCTCGTCGAGATCGCGCCGGAATACCCCACCTGAATAGGTTGAGGCCTGCTTTCGCTGAGATCGAGCCACATCTTTGAGTGGTGACATGGTAGTGCGTTGCAGAGCTGGATTCCCACGGCGGCGGCCGAAGATGAGATAAGCAGACGAAGTGCTGCTTTGTTCATTAGAGAAAATGCGGTGGGAGCCTGGGAGGTGGAGGATACGATGCATCTGGTCTTCTAGAATGGTACGTATGTATGGCAAGGAGAAGCAGTATTGCGATCATGTGGAGATCAAGCTAATTTATAGGGAGGGCAAAAAAAGATGCAAGGAAGGGCAGAAGACGGCACATTTTTTTCTTGATTGCCTAGATCAGTTCCCGTCTAGTCATTTCTCATGGATTTGTTGAGTATCTATGCTGTGGGCTGCTTTAATTGCCAGTTCGCTAGTGGGACAAAACAAAACGACTGAAAACAAATGGGCTGCCATGTACGCTAGACAGAAAACTGAACGGGCAGAAAAACAACCACAGGACAAAAACCGAATAGCCACTTTGTAGAGAGCCGATGACATGGCAGGATAGCTGAGGTGGATAGGTTGATGAGGTAGATAGCCTGCATGTTAAGAGAAATAAGATAGTGGGgatgaactatttaggtattatagattATATGTATGGAGTTGTAGTCAATAATTGAAGAGAGGTAGCTGGTGTGGTGGTGCAGTTTAACGAAGCCAATGGCAACATACAACCATCATAGTTATGTTGACACCGATATGTCTCCAACCCAATTAAGTGCACCTATGTTGACACTAATTAGAAGGATACCTATGTTGACCTGCCATAGCCCATGCATATATAACGCCATAGCCATATCCACTGGACGATAACTCCGAGTACATGGTAGCATAGCCCACACCACTACACTAGTGCCAAGAATGTCAATTATGTTCTCGCTAGAGCTGCGCGTCTCCACAGCACTCGCGCTACTTGTTCTCCTGTACTACTTGTACGTCAGAGCTAGCTGTAAATCAAAGAACCCAGCTGTAGTGCTGCCCACAAACTGGCCAATACTGCACATGTTCCCTTCCTTAGTGGCCAACCTTCACAACTTGCATGACTATTTCACCCTCGTCCTTGCTGGGTCAGGCCACAGCTTCAGGGAGCATGGCCCACCTGGAACCGGGATGCGGTTCTTCATCACATGAGACCCTGCCAACGTCCAGCATATCTTCACGACGAACTACACCAACTTTCCCAAGGGCTCGAAGTTTGCTGCTATCTTCGACATTATGGGTGGAAGCCTCTTTACCATTGACGGTGAGCCAGCTCGTCGGCAGCGCGCCAAAGTCCAGAGCGTGCTCACCAGGCCGCACTCGGTTGCCAGTATGGCAGCTTGCTGCCATGACAAGGTGAAGAACAGCCTCCTCCCTTTTTTTATCCACATGGCGACCACCAGCACTCCATTCGATGTGCAAGAACTGATGTCCAGGTTTATGTTTGACCTGGCTGCTATACCTCTCTTCAGCGTGGACCCTAACCTCCTATCCATGTACATGCCACCCATGGAAGCCGCGGTCGCCCTAGACACAGTCATGGAGGTTGCCTTTCTCCGGCTCATGATGCCGGCTTCTTGTTGGAAGTCTATGAGGTGGCTAAATATCGGCCCAGAGAGAAAGCTAAAGGCGGCACACACCGTGCTAGGAGAGTTCGTCACGGAGATGTTGGAGAGGAGGAAGATAAACACATGCCCTGTTGGTAATGACGAGGAAGAAGAGGTTGTGGATATTATATCTTCCTTCATCAATGACCCTGACTATGCAGACGACGACTTGGGCCAAGCGATGATCATTAGCTATATGCTCGCAGCTAGGGACACAGTTGGAACAACCTTGACATGGCTTTTCTACAACCTCACCCAGAATCCTGACATCATTTCAATCATCCGCAAGGAACTCTCACCAGTTGCATCACGCAAAGTAGCAGCAGGTGCTAGGGCCATGCTGACCTTTGAGCCAGACGACATAGAATCTCTTGTCTATTTGAGAGCCACGTTGTATGAAACTCTCAGGTTGTACCCACCAGCACCTCTCGAGATCAAGATGGTAGCCGCTGATGATATCTTGCCGAGTGGTCATAAGGTGCATGCGGGCGACACCATCCTTATTTCTATCCTCTCCACGCGGAGAATGAAGAGTGTGTGGGGTAATGACTGCCTTGACTATAACCCAAGTAGGTGGCTGACAGAGGATGGTAACAATATAAGGTATGTGCCATCTCACAAGTTCTTGGCCTTCAACTCGGGTCCGAGAATGTGCCTCGGCAAGAACATCGCGATTATGCAGATGAAGACTGTCATTGCTGCAGTGTTGTGGAACTTCGATGTGCAGGTGGTGGAAGGGCAGAGCATTCAGCCCAAGCCGTCTTGTATTCTAGAGATGAAAAATGGGCTCATACTTAAGTTGAAGAAGCGAGATATGTAACATGACACTCATTGTATGAAAACATACTTGCATACCACAAGGACAGTTTACGCTTCCAACAGCCACGTTATTATTGAATAATAAAGACACCAATATATCAAAGTTTATCTTTCTTGATGAAAAACAACCATCTCGCTGCCATTTATTACTCTGTTGTATAAGACAAGGTATAAAGGGATCAAGATATGCTTTTTTCCTCCATTGTATAACACTAGCTATCTGGCATATACGTTCCTATGGAaaatagaacattgatcatattTTTGCCGAAAAATATATGGAGGGGAACGTTCCCTCGCATTTCACATGGCGCAATGTGACTTTGGCCTTTAATCACAGGATTAACTACGTAGGTATATGTATGCATGTACTTGATGATTGAAAGAGCAAGATAGGACGTGTTTTGTGCACTAAACTGTATGCCAGATTCATTTCCTGTTTTTACTGTTTGTTTTGTATCGACTAGCACAGTGGACCTCCCAAATGCGAGGGCATTGTCTTTATTGTTCTGAATATGTTGGAAAATAATGTTTTTCATAATTATTTTATGATTAGAAATGTCAGCCTGTATCCTGAATATATGATGAGCACCTTAGTGGACTTGACATGCCTCATAAAATAAAGATATACTCCCAAATGCTCTTTCAATCATAAAAAGTTTTGAATACTACTAAGGTGCTGACAAGCTGACATGCCTCCATCCTGACATCCCTGTACTTTTTCTTGAATCATGTATGAGTATGGTAAGAAAACTCATGTGAAAATCTCTGCATGCAACTAAGGAAGTCATGATCTGAATTACTTAAAGAGAAAATCATGATCTCATTTCCACGGTTCCTTACTATGAAGCATGGAACAATCACACGACCAAAACTAGAGCCATGGCCGACCGCGGGACAAATCATGGCATGCAACTTGGACAATGCACATTAAATCAAGGTATTCATACCTGAAAGTATGTAGAAACATCGAACGAAGGCGAATATGCAATGGCTTGTATGAGACCACAATTCATATTCGATCGGTATGCTGAGTAAGGACTGATGAATGTAAACAATAACTTGTCATAATAAAATCAACCTATTAAATagaataataaaaaatattttcTGCGTCTTGTAGAGTAATTATCCCATATTTGTAAATTAAATCATCAATTTAGCTATATGATATGTTATATTAGGACCTTTGGTTAAAGTTATGATCATGGCATTTT contains:
- the LOC109736053 gene encoding noroxomaritidine synthase 1 — translated: MTISPSSLLGQATASGSMAHLEPGCGSSSHETLPTSSISSRRTTPTFPRARSLLLSSTLWVEASLPLTVSQLVGSAPKSRACSPGRTRLPVWQLAAMTSVDPNLLSMYMPPMEAAVALDTVMEVAFLRLMMPASCWKSMRWLNIGPERKLKAAHTVLGEFVTEMLERRKINTCPVGNDEEEEVVDIISSFINDPDYADDDLGQAMIISYMLAARDTVGTTLTWLFYNLTQNPDIISIIRKELSPVASRKVAAGARAMLTFEPDDIESLVYLRATLYETLRLYPPAPLEIKMVAADDILPSGHKVHAGDTILISILSTRRMKSVWGNDCLDYNPSRWLTEDGNNIRYVPSHKFLAFNSGPRMCLGKNIAIMQMKTVIAAVLWNFDVQVVEGQSIQPKPSCILEMKNGLILKLKKRDM